Genomic window (Candidatus Eisenbacteria bacterium):
GATCGGTTTGGCGACGTAGTCCTCGGCGAGACTGTCGCGCAAGAATCGCTCGGCATCGCCGCGCATCGCATGCGCGCTGGTGATGACGACCGGAATGGCGCGAGTCGCCGCGTCGCTCTTGAGCGCGCGACTCAGCTCGAGCCCCGTCACCGGGCGCCCGTTCCACGAGGTGCTCCCGAGCGAGACGTCGAGCAGTGCGAGCGCGACCTCGCCGCGGCGCGCGAGGTCGAACAGCTCGTCGCCCGATTCGGTGTGCAGCACCGACCAGCCGCCGCGGCGTTCGAGCAGCGCCTTCATCATGCGGGCGTTCACCGGGTCGTCCTCGATCACGATCACGCGCTTCACGCGGCGGCCTCCCGCGGCGCGTCGCCTTCGCCGCTCCCGTTCACGCGGTTCCATTCCAGCGCGCGGATCACGCGGCGCGGATTCTCGGTCACCGACGCACGGCTCAGCACGTCGATCGGCATGCCCTGGGCCAGCCACCGCCGCGCGGCCGGTTCGCGTGAGCTCTCGGCGCCATGCAGCACCAGCACCGGGATCTCGCGCAGCGGACGTTCGAGCGCGAAGTCACGCAGC
Coding sequences:
- a CDS encoding response regulator; this encodes MKRVIVIEDDPVNARMMKALLERRGGWSVLHTESGDELFDLARRGEVALALLDVSLGSTSWNGRPVTGLELSRALKSDAATRAIPVVITSAHAMRGDAERFLRDSLAEDYVAKPITDHAAFVARLRNWLGEAA